cacagaggtcgaaaccctgaacagttggggcaagtatggacacaacattcaagcttgatatagctctgaatttggattgtgatcaattttttgacataatatataggtttctgacacaaaacaaatgtcaagatctaacaaatctattgcgcaatactgtgtaattagaatgtatacacaatgcttattaccccataactcagatcaagtacacattTTGGTAGCGTCATGCacatttacagttcttgagttgtgaccctttataacattaatgctagcgggggcatcatttgtgtcccatggacacgtTCCCTATTTTACATAAAAGCctttaatataaattcactttcattacatttgtattgatttaagttactgtaactgtcttatttataaaaaaagatgtggtattttTTGCAAAGAATCAATGCTATCTAAAAGAGTTCAAAGGAGGAAAATGTATTAATAACTATAGGCCACCATATGCTCGTCAATAATGAGAAATATCTGTACCATATACATGcagaaagctataaaaggccccgataggaAACATGTGgagcaattcaaacaaaaaaacttacgtgttaatttactaaaaacaaatatgaagggtctaaaccaatagaaaaatactaattcacaGGCCCTTGATGTTGACATGGCGTGGGTACTTAAAAAGAAATCATCAGAGCTTtctgtatatttcaatattttagatcTACAGTTTTAGGTtgcaatagaaaatatcaaaactttctatgacaaacatgaaaaaagtgatttttgataattactgacaagacaatggtttagtttaaaacatccaagctgtgatgaaatacatttttgaaataatacacgtctataacctttttggaataatacacagctacagttgcaaactttccagaggtgctatccagcactttgattatattgaaaaacacaattttgattATGTGTGCTGTCATCACTAGGCATTCATTGTTCAGTCATGTTGGTCTATTTTCATCTCTTCTGAAACAACTCAGCCAATTTGGACTAAGGTTCACAAGCGTAATTTCTTTATAGAACAAATCGTTAAAAAAGTATGCCATTCTCTTAAGTTGTTTTTCTTAAGTCCCATTTTCACTCTACAGCGGTCAATGAGGTAGCATAATTTTCTAGTGATTCAAAGGATTTAAAGGACCCCACACCGATTGGAAGGCCGGAATGAATGATTTACGAGAATATGTCCaaaataaattttcaacaattattGATGAACAAAGGCGATTTTTAATGTTTCCTAaaagttcagtgacaaatatttcatgcaaacaAATCAACATAAATCGAACAGAAAATAGGATCGTAGGGGAACGGGAAGGGTAGTGCTAGAATCTTTTCAATTCTTGTTGAGAAGATTCTTATGATTCAgtattataagaacaaaagataAACTCGGTGAGAAAAGGAGCACAATTGTTCCAATATGAATGCCTACTTTCTGTTGAATAACTTCTCCACTCATCATAAAAACCaatatgttttttaataaaaattactaGCATTGTAATGATCCCCTTGGACCCGCCACTGATCCTATACTTCGAAAATATTAACTGCACATTTCTTTTTTAATGAGGAAGTTGTCTCTTTTGTCAAAAGAAGCTAAGCCACTGCGGTCCTAAAGATCTTTACATCTTCGCCCATTGGTCTTATATACTAACTAAAATTTGTCTAATTTGAAATCATACCCATCCccttatatttatattgtaaCACTAAATTTTAATCCataacaaattaaattttattatacgagTATATGAGTAGCTTTAAAAACATGGTCGATACGTTCATTTACATATGACCGAATGCTATGCACATAAATAAATTTGTCAATACATTGTAGTATTTGTTTATAATCTCAATTCTTAACAAATAATCGAAagttatgttttcttttattaatcaatTATTTTACCTAGGTATATTTCTTGGTCCAGTTGTTTTGTTAGGTAAAAAACCTGCAGACTTTCAAAGTTTTGCGACATGTATTTCATATTGATGCTTCGTTATATATTCTTTATTAACCATATCTGTATGAACTATGTCGAATCAAGtaagtattattttcttttattaatatcATTGTCACCTTATCAgacttaatatacatttgtatcacaTAATATTCTCATAATAATCCACGAATTCGTGTCGTTAGCACCAGCAACACGAATGTTACTATAGAGGAGTAGAAACTGATTTTTCTTCCGGGCTGGTAGTAATCACTTTCTGTCTATTCGTCCATTCGTCTGTCAGATCTTCTTTGACGCATGAGTCAAAATTTGTTCGAACGATTTTAATGTATTTGTTCAGAGTGTTGGTGTCTTTGATTTAGTTCGactttttgatagaaaaaaacgTCTTTGGTGGGTATTCTCAACAGTTTCAAGGTAGGATCACAAGAACCTGCCAAACCATAGCCTAATATTAATGTTTTACTTTAAGGTATTTTTTAAGTATTGACCGCCAAACCACCGTTAACTTATTTTTTCGCTTGGCCGATCTACTGTTCCCTGTTTTTATGTGGTATATAAGTCTGACAAGGTGATAATCAAGATTTTGGTCTTAATCTTTCAATAACAAATCAGTTATCTtaataattcaatttaaaaaaatcaaagcatcTTTATTACTACTTACTATATGCAATGGACATTTTCCAGTCTCTTACGATGATCTTAACTGTGTCGTTGATGACACTTTACCAGCATCATCATCCGACAACTATATTGACTGTCAATCAAAAGAAATGGTAGCAGCAGGACGAAATAAATGTTGTAAGATTGAGGGAAGTGTTGGATGTTGCGAACCTGGTGGCAGGTATAGTAATATAAACATTAACTTTTTTGTCTATGTTGTATCGAAGAACAGTCTCTTGACAATAGtagtcaaaatataaataaaaagaatgatGGGATTGATTCCCTATAGTACAAATCTCAACCAGgccaaatgatgtagaagtttacaagtttatataaaaaagaagatatggtgtgattgccaatgagacaactcttcacaagagaccaaatgattcAGAAATTAACAATTGTTCAATAGATAGGGaaataattttaattagattgaaacgTATCTACAATCTGTATCCAAAtaacatattttacttttaaggtATTTTGATGCTTTCAAACACACCATTTGGCAGTAACGGTCACTTTTGAATCAATACATTCCTAGCCGAAGACCGCAGCTTACCTCGTACTGATCATGATTTTTCTATGTTTTAGGTGGAAGAAAATTCTTGCAATGAGCCTGGGTATTGGACTGACATTCATAACATTAGCTGTTATTTATATCTACTTGTTCTGGTGTAAGAAGGACACGATTCCCTGTCTCGGTCGTTGTCAGGATAGAATACAGAAGAAATACTATCAAGCTGAAGAATCACTTCCGTAAGTACAACAGGATTGAGTTTTAAGGGAACATGGTAAAATTCAGTTTACATCAATAAAATGAATTGTTTGCATTTTTCTGATTTCTGATTTCTTCTGTCTtatggttaataaaattattgcGTTAGACAGAACAAAAAATATAccattatttttgcaattttgtacagTTAAACGACATACATCTGGTATATAACACGCATTACAAAACTCAAATTTACTTGGGGAAAAAAATCCCTTCCTATTTCCCTATTAATTCATTTCAACTTAATAAACGTAAGCAGGTTTCTGAGATATGCATCTGAACAGATAAACCATTATAATAGTTGGTTATCACCAGGACATGACGGTAACCTTTAGTTTCGACATCTCTTTCGAACAGCTGTTTCTGCGACCATTAAACCAACTAATTTCAGCAGTAAAACTAATATTTACTATGAACAGTCATATTACTCTTTGTACTTGGTTATCCATATACTTATACatctatattttgtaaataaacaaataaattaaaaacaacactgcatgcacaaacaaacaaataataaaccaAAGTTTTCAAATTGATATTGGTTTTACAAAATGTAACCACAATCAGCAAAAAATgggaattaaataaaaaatagatcaaccatttttgtttttaaaacttttaaaattaagacCTGAGTTCGGTCTGAGAGATTCAGAACTATGCAGTAAGCTATAAAAGTTATGGgataaaaaatgtgaaacaattcaaaagagaaaaacacCGGTTCTAATTTAAgattataaatatttgttatgacGGACATCAACAAAATGCAAAATATGGCCGgctttaaacaaaatacaaaatatgatgGGATTAAAAATGTTTGCGAGCGCTTTACACTGAGACTGCtgcatgtttattaacattgtagcaatacaaaattagaaaaaaaatgataagtgaTAATCAAATGTAAACTAAGCAGAAACGCACATAACAAAATGTGGTACATGGCCTATCGTTCAtgtcttatttatttttgtatcctTGAATGAATACTAATACTATTAATAATGATATTTCAGATGTTGTGCCAGTCGAGTCGAAAGACGTAAACAAGAGCAAGAAATTATGGTAAAGTCAAAAGATCAACCGGCATTCAATTTACCAGACGACGAATTTTGTAACTCAAATTACAAAGAAGAGTGGTGGAGTGGACAAACAATTAAAAACTTTTGATATCGGATCATATCATTGTTTTGCCAGGAACTGTATACGTTTGTGTAATTAAGTCTCCGTTTACCACAAGtattaatatttaaattcatcaattcaattgtttgttttatttcattgattGTGCGTGTATATATGTTTGTGTAAAACCATAATTTGATCATTACTAAATCCTGGAGTTTGAAATCAGAGTCTAAATCGCATGACTTGTATTTATGTGTAATAAATTAGTATTTCCAATATGTTTAACCTTAGACCAAACTCGAAAGATTCTCTCTAATTTTTGTCCAATATTGAATGTTGTTTGCACTGAAAAGGCACTCGCTAAGAATAGAAATTATTACTTACAGACGTTGGTGTTCTGCTCTTCTGTTCGTCATATTCTCTTGACTGCTCATCTTCCTTCATCTATGAATCCCTGTCGCTCTCTGCCGGTGCTTTGATGTCCAGATGGTTCCAACCTTCACCAGATGTTTCGACCCTGTACCATTACATCCTCCGGTTGACAGGTCAGTAGAGGTGGCCAAACCTCTATTCATCAGCTTTCGGCTGTCCGCTCAGATCATCTCGGTGATGCCATAACCAGCAAGATGAACGTTGTGCTGCTTCCCCTAGCTGTCTTCCTTGCCTTTCTGACTATGCCCATTGCCTGTAGCATCTCCCATACTGACTGTGCAGAAATACCTCTGAGGAATACTATCTTAACCTACATTTTAGTGCACCTTGCATGACATCGTTTATCAATTGGTATTTGTTATAGTCCTGTCGCGTTTTACCTGCAAACTAAATAATATAACTGTATGACCTATAGTTTCTGAGAGTTGACAGAGTAAAGTTATATGTACGATGTCTTAAAAGTAAGGTATTTTAAGTATGTGATGGTTTTCCTTTAATGTCAAAGTGATGTTTACAAATGAACAATCGGGCAATATATACTCATTTACAATTGTACTAGATGttcagaaataagaaaatttgttttatttcctcAAACGTAATGAAGACAATTATTCATTTCTATATACTATAGTTGCTATATACTAAAGTAATCAGGTAAAATAACTGCAGTAAAATAGTTTGATCCattttaaagatatcttataactttgccatggcgttgtcggtttattttcgatttatgagtttgactgtccctctggtatctttcgtccctcttttgctcTACTACATATACTTTCAAGTGGTCAATACCATTGCTAATATAATGTTGATATCAAAGGAACAACAATATataaccaaaaccaaaaactgaaatttaTAGCCAATTACAAGAAAATACCGCCATGAGAATTTGCAAGGCAATATTTTCTTCACTCTGTAAACAATCCTTCTTGAGAAAAAACATACAAACGTTAAAAAGTCGATAAATTTCAAGCCATTATCTGCCGACTTTTTTGTTAACGGTTGCAGCATCCTGGGGCAAACTTGCTCTTCTATTTAGGAGCTTTAGTTTTTAAACACTCGAATAATTATAAGATTTGGCTTTCCAAAGGTTTGGTTTTCGGCAAACCTGATGGAGATTGTTCCAGTAACATAATTTGAACGCATGGTAATCATATAATATGGAGCTTTTAGCGCCAGTAATAAAGCAACTAGTAGATGGTATGTTTTAATTATGAGTTCGATAACAAGTAAGATATATCAAAGATGCAATACCCATTATATATTCATCTAcggatataaaaagtaaaatgtttttcacaaatttaaaaaacaaaatctaaaacTTTATAGGCAAAGAAACGTTATACAATTAATTTTAGGAATATTGACCAACGGTTAAAAAATACTTCGGCGTCTTTATAATAAATGTCATTTTTCAATCGGTTTGGGCTGTCATTAGAAGCAATATCATTCAGACTATACAAAAAGATGTCCGTAAATAACCGATCTGCACTTCTTTGAGTAATTCAACGTCATCAGATAAATTTTCAAAACCCGATCGTATAAAAAAATTCTATTAAGACCCTAGTCTACTGAATAGAAGCTGTTTTATATGTGGtatcaaaacaatttttatatcGCATGCGCAGAATGGAATTTACCATATATATAATAGTTGAATAACCTAACTGTTTCAGTCATTGAACATTTGCTTTGAAATCATTCATCGGTGAATAAATAATGGACATTTCTATAAATAGTGCATACGTTTATACTTCTTCCTCACGACGATAAATAAACCGTCTAAAGTTGAGAAGAAAAATAGGTAAGATTAGAACTATATTAATGGTCAAAATACTATACACCCGACTAAATTATTCGACTATAATTTTATAccattatgtttttattactttAATTAGAATACTTATGTGTTAGGAAACCGATTAACATCTTCTTCCTGGTGTAGGTTTCTTTCATATAAAATGACCTCAATTAAAAGAACGTAATGTCATATTCGTCATCGATCGTTATTAAAATCAATCAGTCTTTGAAAAGATATAGTTGCTTTTTCGAGCAGCGAAGCTATACGGATTAGTGCAACAGTTCCATTACAGTTCAATACATGATACACGGGTAAATATCATCAATCTTCAATAGACAATCTTCAATATAAAGATCAGTCTATGAGCATGAAATGCTTCGATTCCACGCGGCAGGTACTCTTCCTGAGGGGTGCCAGCTTGGTTTAGCTGTATGTGCTTATACACAGTTAAAATGCGTCATACATGTCTGGACGTATGACGCGCTGAAAAACTTGGTTTAACCGTCTGGTTTCATTCCAAAGTCGATGGAATTTTTAATATGAGGTTCGTTTGAAGAGTTTTTCGTCAAACAGTCACTACAAAGGACCTTGATATTTTCATAATCCCATTCTATCTTGTATAACGAACATTTTATATTCACCCAAAAGAGGAAATTGGTCTTGGGCGGAAGTTAAATACCCGCTTACCAAATTCACAAACTGTGatgatatataacaaatatatgcAACAACCAAATAAAGGGGGGAATACGCAAAAGAGGAATGTATATCTAATTATCACATTTTAAGAATAATTCAATTGGTATATCATGTATACGTTAGGGTCTTATAATCAACCTAATAGGATATGATAATACGTAAACATTAGTTTTTCAATCATGAGCGTGTTCTAACACCATTCTCTACTGGTTTTTATGAAAATTAGTTACTATCTCTAGCATGTCAATCAAATTCGTTCATTTTTGGAAATTTGGTATTAAAAAATTAACCAAATCTATTGATTTTTTGTAACATTAAATAATTATGTGAAAGTATGAACGAAGCAAGGGCAGACACACTGAAGAATATCTGAAAGAATAATAATATTGGAAAGTGGTTTAGTTGTGTTTGTCTTTGCTTTGTTTCAGATATAGCACAGTATGAATATAAATGATCTACCTGCAGAGATGCTGATTGAGATATTCACTTACCTACCAGAATGGGATTTCCTGAGAAATGCTCGCCATGTCTGTCAAATATGGAAACTCATTTCAACGTCACCAATTCTTCGACAAAATGTGGAGCTAAGTAAATA
Above is a window of Mytilus galloprovincialis chromosome 7, xbMytGall1.hap1.1, whole genome shotgun sequence DNA encoding:
- the LOC143081670 gene encoding uncharacterized protein LOC143081670, with protein sequence MYFILMLRYIFFINHICMNYVESISYDDLNCVVDDTLPASSSDNYIDCQSKEMVAAGRNKCCKIEGSVGCCEPGGRWKKILAMSLGIGLTFITLAVIYIYLFWCKKDTIPCLGRCQDRIQKKYYQAEESLPCCASRVERRKQEQEIMVKSKDQPAFNLPDDEFCNSNYKEEWWSGQTIKNF